One genomic window of Oryctolagus cuniculus chromosome 11, mOryCun1.1, whole genome shotgun sequence includes the following:
- the RTL6 gene encoding retrotransposon Gag-like protein 6, which yields MVQPQAAKAGGTAAAAAASAPMDDVIDTLTSLRLTNSALRREASTLRAEKANLTHMLESVMAELTLLRTRAHIPGALQITPPVSAMASGGSRPLTTPPTSLPEPFSGDPGQLAGFLMQMDRFMIFQASRFPGEAERVAFLVSRLTGEAEKWAIPHMQPDSPLRNNYQGFLAELRRTYKSPLRHARRAQIRKTSASNRAVRERQVLCRQLAAAGTGPCPVHPASGGAGPAPALPSRARNL from the coding sequence ATGGTGCAGCCGCAGGCCGCCAAGGCCGGAGgcacggccgccgccgccgccgccagcgcccCGATGGACGACGTGATCGACACCCTGACCTCGCTGCGCCTCACGAACTCGGCGCTGAGGCGCGAGGCGTCCACGCTGCGGGCCGAGAAGGCCAACCTCACCCACATGCTGGAGAGCGTGATGGCCGAGCTGACGCTGCTGCGCACGCGGGCGCACATCCCCGGCGCGCTGCAGATCACGCCGCCCGTGTCCGCCATGGCCTCGGGCGGCTCGAGGCCGCTGACCACGCCGCCCACCTCCCTGCCCGAGCCCTTCTCCGGGGACCCGGGCCAGCTGGCCGGCTTCCTGATGCAGATGGACAGGTTCATGATCTTCCAGGCCTCTCGCTTCCCGGGCGAGGCGGAGCGCGTGGCCTTTCTCGTGTCGCGGCTGACCGGCGAGGCCGAGAAGTGGGCCATCCCGCACATGCAGCCCGACAGCCCGCTGCGGAACAACTACCAGGGCTTCCTGGCCGAGCTGCGCAGAACCTACAAGTCCCCGCTGCGCCACGCGCGGCGCGCGCAGATCCGCAAGACCTCGGCCTCCAACCGGGCGGTGCGCGAGCGGCAGGTGCTGTGCCGCCAGCTGGCCGCCGCCGGCACAGGGCCCTGCCCGGTGCACCCAGCGTCCGGCGGGGCCGGCCCGGCGCCCGCGCTGCCCTCGCGAGCGCGGAACCTTTAA